One window of the Cyanobacteria bacterium GSL.Bin1 genome contains the following:
- a CDS encoding redoxin domain-containing protein has translation MSQKLTPNQTAPALTVSTVNGQTWTLADQTPPNYTMIVFYRGLHCPICQTYLAELENKLDQFKDLGVESIAISGDNLEKAQTAKQEWGLDKLTIGYGQTVESMRNWGLYISNAAFDYEPEIFAEPGLFLVEPDQTLYYVALNNAPFARPRFEDLLGGLQFVLSKNYPTRGTA, from the coding sequence ATGAGTCAAAAACTCACACCGAATCAAACAGCACCAGCACTCACTGTTTCCACCGTCAACGGACAAACCTGGACACTCGCTGACCAAACGCCCCCAAACTATACCATGATTGTTTTCTATCGGGGACTCCATTGTCCGATTTGTCAGACGTATTTGGCAGAGTTAGAAAACAAGCTAGATCAATTTAAAGATCTTGGTGTCGAAAGCATTGCCATTAGCGGGGATAATTTAGAAAAAGCCCAAACCGCCAAACAAGAATGGGGATTAGATAAGCTGACCATTGGCTACGGGCAAACGGTGGAGTCCATGCGAAACTGGGGACTTTATATTTCTAATGCAGCCTTCGATTACGAACCAGAGATTTTTGCTGAACCGGGATTGTTTTTGGTTGAACCCGATCAGACTCTCTACTACGTTGCGCTGAATAATGCCCCCTTTGCACGACCTCGATTTGAGGATTTGTTAGGTGGCTTACAATTTGTTTTAAGTAAGAATTATCCCACACGAGGAACGGCTTAA